Genomic segment of Arachis hypogaea cultivar Tifrunner chromosome 11, arahy.Tifrunner.gnm2.J5K5, whole genome shotgun sequence:
CACAAACTGATAGGCCTCATTTATTTGAGAGAAGAAACATGTTCAACTTTTGGAATTAAAGTAATTAGTGCCTCATTTATCTCTCCTACTTTATGAGGGTGAGAGAAGATGTTTTCAATCAATCTGTACAAATCAGCTCCCACCAAATCCTACTTACTTTGATAGAAGACCGCATGTATACCATTTCTCCCTGGAGCTTTGAGACCATTCATACTAAAGAGAGAGTCCTTTACTTTTTTGGGAGATATGGAGCCACCATAAGATTCAGATCATTATCATCAAGAGAAGGAAAAACTTGattaatgataaagaaaaaatcatgattatcatctttatataaattaatatagtaaGAAGTTACTATTCTTTCTAGAGAATCTCTATCAGTAATCCAATTACCCAAATCATTTTGAAGAGAAGTGATTTTTGTTCCATGAAAATACTTAGTATTTCTATCACCAAATTCAATTCTCTTGCACCTTGATTTTTGGAACCATAATAATTTCTCCTGCGTGAGAATTTCTTCACATTCCTTTCAAATATTAGCTTcaaaattatctaaaaatttgTTTCTATTTGGACTAGCAACAATACCTTGAAACCTACGAATAATAGTACTTTTTCTCTTTAAGATATCCCCAAAAACATTAGTGTTCTAAGTTCTGAGCACTTTCTGCAAGTTGTCAACACAACTAGACCAAGTATTAGTGATCTTTCAATTATCTCTCACCAAGTCTTCAAAACCTGGGTGAGAGAGCCAAGCAGGTCTTCTACTTTTATTATGTGGATCAAAGCTAGTTAACTGGAGATAGAGTGGAGTTTGGTCAGACTTAAGTATTGCAAGGTGTTTTAAAATGGCTTTCGAAAATAAAATCTATCAATCCATATTACACAATACTCTGTTAAGTCTTTCCACCAAATTTTTACGTTTCCAAGTGAATAGCCAATTTAAATAGCTCAAATCTAGGAGACCATTTTGAGAGACATAGTCTTAAAAATCTTTGCAAGCACCATTTCTATTATTTCTTGCACCTCCTCTCCTTTCATAATTATGGAGTGTTGCATTAAAATCACCTAACAAGCACCAAGGGAGATTGATATTGAAACTCAAAGAGCAGATATCCTTCCAAAGATTTTTACGAAACACCTTTTGCGGGATTCTATAAATTGCCGAAAACAGCcaagattttaaaagattatCAGTGAATTTCATATGGACAATTTGATGGTTGCACATTAACACTTCAACCTTCTAAATTGTCTTATTCCACGAACACTAAATACCCCTAGACTAGCCCTACCTTCTTCAATAAAGCTTCCGTCAAAGTCAATCTTCTAGCCTTCAAATCAATATCAGGATGATGTACTATAAAGAGTGAAATTAGGCCCCATAGTCTAACTAAAAAATTCTAGTTAGAAatagaatttattataaataaaataatagaataataataaaatttaagaaatcATAAATTCAGTAATTggtattttcttaaattttattaatgaaactatctttttttatctttattctttgattctttcttaattttctctttattttttttatttctctctaaTATTAGTAATTCTTTcctattttaaattcttttttctttaCATGTGCCtatgaaaaaaagataaaaataaaaataaattatgataacAAATAACCATGGATTGGAGctgggctaatttttttttttttgaaataaaaaaaataatgtataatCCAGTATCATAGTTAATTGgtgtgttttttttatataaatttaaaattttttattttattttaaataaaaaatcggacccttaaattaaaaaaatcagagTGTGAGATTTTTATATTGTACAAATCGAAAGATGAGATGAATTTTTTTTCGCTTTTAAACAAATCGAAAAGCCTGATTTatatgattaaaatttttttcaatactaaaatataaatctgatcagatttgtattttttttttaaaaaaaattaaaaactacaaATTTAACTCTCCGATttgtgatataaaaaaattaaaaattataaatctgaCTCTCAAATTTATAGCATTCACACAAAAAAAAACATACGTTAATTCTccacattattaaaaaatattactaaaatatcaataataaaaataaaaagtgtcgGAGGTGATCACCATACAATGTATATAAGTGAATGTAAGAAGTTAATAATGatgagaggaagaggaggaggaataaTGGATTGTAAATTTCAATGGAAGTTGATATTGGTGGAATAAGCGAGTCCAACGGCCCAATTAGAAGGAGCAACATTCCAAGCAATGATGGTCTGTTTGGTAGTTAAAGAAGTAATCTTGAAGGATAGAGGTTGGGAAGAGAGTGAAGCAAATGCTTGGTAAGAAGCACCCCAATTGTGGGTCATAGCGATCCACCCTGTTGTGCTTCCTTTGACCCACATACTGCTTATGTCTCCACCACCTCCCACATTCATCACATACACCAATACCCAGTACCCATTTCCTTGCATTGCGAATCGAAGCCCCCCACTCCTTTCGCATGCAACTCTATATAAAATACATcttaaaatgtaaaatatattgaaagagttattttaatatgattatattataataattataaaattttaaaaaatatttttaaaattaaaataatattttttaatattaaacaacactttttaataatattatttaaaaaaatgttatcaaaatataaaaaaatataactttaaatttaatagtatttatataattattataattattatactataatcatattaaaatttaccatattaaaaattatttaaacaatatatataaatatattatgactgatttaataatttattctGTGTGTACATACAAATGTTACGATGCAATTGAGTAGTaggcaattaaaaaaaaaggcaaGATATAAATGGGATTTTATAGTTGCTTGTATAGCTGTCTGTTTAAGTTATTGTTGTGgcattattattatattgtatTGTAATTTGTAAGAGGTTTTCATCATTCTAATGATTAAGAAAAGTGATTTCTATTGACCCTTTTAGTTTTTACTATTAAGTATTAAATAAGTTGTGTGATCTACATCAGAGATATCTTATTCAAGAATAAAAAGGAATCCATGAGACATTTATTAGATTATATATGAGATTTCTTGATGTTGTTATTAGAAAAACGACACTTTTTTATTTCACTTATTAGATATATCATATAAAGATTTCTGTGTGAATAGTATCTCAAAATTAAATCTTACCTTTACTAATACTAATACAGTAATACCTATATATGGGAAACGGATAAGAGAAGAGAATTAatgtaactatttttattttagggGAGAAAGGGTGTATAAAAAGGAGTGGTGAAATAGAAAATCTGTGTGAACATCATTTCCTAATTAAGAATTTCTATTGATAGGACGAGGCAGATGCAGATGCGATCTCCATGCcatggaaaaaaaaaatgtaCAGGAGACAATGtccattttatttttagaggagTATTAGAGGAcagtaacttttgtgttttgtaactatcaattggccattaatagtatttttaatggtgtgagattacatctaatggtgggagatcactcacttttcttttgatagtTAAGTGCTGATCACAAAACATAAAAGTTGTTGGCCTCTAaactttctcttatttttattatattctatgtAAGGCTAAATAATTGAAGCTCATTTGTCTAACATGTAATAATAATCTCCTCAATTAAATACACAACTCAATCTTAAACATACAAAAATAAACGAAAAACGAATAATATCCGGAATCAACCTCTAAAAAATTTAGTGAAAATACTTtaattttcaacaaattttaatcatcaattcagttttcatacttttatatatttagacaaataaatttttacatCAGATTATTTGTATATATAAGGAAAATtgatttaagaattttaaaaattttaaaaaattttaaaaattgttatattctttataaaataaaaaaattatctgaaTTCTTACTAAAATTTGATATGAGGATTGacatgtttaataaaataaaaagttacaaatttattttgtaattaaaatttttttgaagattaaattatttgactaaaaattttttagaattgatTTAGAATATTACacagtaaaaaacaaaaaacacggACTAGGAGACAACTATAATTGTTTCTAAGCTTAAAAATGCTTAAGAAAATgagaaaatttaagtttttattcttttttggtTTACAGGATTAAATAAACCATTAATTGATTACCTGCGGTAGAGAACAGGGACAATGCCAGCAGTCCACTGTGCAATTTTCATGAAAGCGGGCTTGGACATGTCAAAATGGGCCCTTGGTGGGTTACACCAACCGCCATTATCAGAGGGCTCGGCCCAATTAGGAGGACAAAGATTTGTGGCGGTTACAGTGGTGTAGGGCACATTGGCATTACATGCACTCGATTGGTAGCACTTTATCTGATAACAAGTCCCACATGCATATCCATTGTTGAACAACGTTGAGCTCAATGCTGCTGTGTCTGTTCCATAACCGTTCGAAAACAAGTTTCCATACCCACAAGCTCCTCCTTTATTCACAGCAAAGATGATGTCATGTTAGTGCAAAGTCACATTATTGGTTTTATTAGTAAGAAATTAATTGATTAAAGGTTATTTATTATTAACACCTCtaaatttagtaatatatatgatatgatatacCTATGTATAAATAGGTTGAGAGACTGAAAAATAGCTATTAACTTACT
This window contains:
- the LOC112723953 gene encoding putative expansin-A30; translation: MASILQYCSFSSFLLVTLTCMFTTIGNAALATGIFRPSDWALAHATFYGDESASATMGGACGYGNLFSNGYGTDTAALSSTLFNNGYACGTCYQIKCYQSSACNANVPYTTVTATNLCPPNWAEPSDNGGWCNPPRAHFDMSKPAFMKIAQWTAGIVPVLYRRVACERSGGLRFAMQGNGYWVLVYVMNVGGGGDISSMWVKGSTTGWIAMTHNWGASYQAFASLSSQPLSFKITSLTTKQTIIAWNVAPSNWAVGLAYSTNINFH